GTGGAAGGGGAATCCCGCGGTCTCGACCAGGCCGCGCAACGATCCGGATGTCGCCCAGAGCACCTCGTGCCCCCGATCGGCGACGGCCCGGGAAACGGGCAGCAGCGGGTTGAGGTGGCCAGGACCGCCGATGCAGGTGAACAGCACGCGCATGACGTCAGCCTTCCACCCCGCCACCCACTCCGGATGTAGTACTTTGTGTGCAGTGGTGTGGAGGGAGTGCCGATGGTGCGACGCAACCCCGAGCGGCGGGCGGCGTTGCTCGACGCCGCGATCGAGGTCCTGGCCCGGGAAGGCGCGCGCGGGCTGACGTTCCGGGCGGTCGACCAGCAGGCGGAGGTGCCGGCGGGGACGGCGTCCAACTACTTCGCCAACCGGGACGACCTCCTCAAGCAGGCCGGCGAGCGCGTGTACGAGCGGCTGGTGGACGAAGACGTCCTCGCGGGCGGGATGGCGGGCCCGCACGACCGCGCCCGCGTCACCGAGCTGATGCACGAGCTGGTGGACCGCGTGGCCGCGTTCCCCACCGGGTTCCTCGCGCTGCTCGAACTGCGCCTGGAAGCCACCCGCCGCCCGGAGCTCCGCGAAGTCCTGACCAGCCGCATCCGCGCGGACGTGGAGTTCAACGTGGACTACCACGGCAAGACCGGGCTGCCCGGCGACGGCACGATGGTCGTCCTGCTGTGGCTGGCGCTCAACTGGCTGATCATGGAACGCCTGCTGCTGCCCGACCTGTTCACCGAACAACAGCGCAGCGACCTCGTCACGGCCCTGGTGGAACGGCTGCTGGACGGGCAACCCGACGAGCCGGTGCACCCCTTCGAGCGGTGAGGCGAGAGGTCGCCCGTTCAGGGGTTGTGCCCGGTATGCCCCTCCGCGACGATCACGCGCGTCGAAGCGGTGGAGGGGATGGCATGGAGCAGGCTAGCTGGGTCCCGGCGTCGGTGGACCTGGACCGCCCGAGCGCGGCCCGGATGTACGACTACTTCCTGGGCGGGTCGCACAACTTCGCGGTGGACCGCGAGGCCGCGCAGTCGGTGGAGCGGATCTACCCCGGCATGGCCGGCGCCGCCCGCGCCAACCGGTCGTTCCTGCGCCGCGCCGTGCGGTTCCTGGTGGAGCAGGGCGTGGACCAGTTCCTCGACCTCGGCTCCGGCATCCCCACCGTGGGGAACGTGCACGAGATCGCCCAGCAGGCCAACCCGGCGGCCCGCGTGCTCTACGTCGACGTCGAACCGGTCGCGGTCGCGCACAGCACGGCCCTGCTGGCGGGCAACCCGGGCGCGACGGCCGTGCAGTCCGACCTGCGCGACGTGGACGCGGTCCTCAAGGCCGCCCGGGACGTGCTGGACTTCGAGCGGCCCATCGCGGTGCTGATGGTCGCCGTGCTGCACTTCGTGCCGGACTCGGACGAGCCGGGCGCGGCCGTGGCCCGCTACCGCGACGCCCTGCCGGCCGGCAGCTGGCTGGCCCTGTCGCACGGCAGCCTGGAGGGCGTCCCCCGCGACGGGCTCCAGGACACCGAGCGCATCAAGGCGATCTACCGCCGCACCGACAGCCCGCTGGCGTTGCGCTCGCACGAGGAGATCGCCGCGTTCTTCACCGGGTTCGACGTGGTGGAGCCGGGTGTGGTGGCGCTGCCGGAGTGGCGGCCGGACTCCGACGACGCCTTCATCAGCGCGTACGTCGGCGTGGGCCGCAAGCCTATTCCGGGGGCGTGAGGCGCAGGTCCGGGTCCACCGGCGGTTCGCCGTCGAACGGACCCGGCGGCAGCCCCGCCAAGCCCTCCAGGGTGAGGACGACGTCGGGGCCGTGCGGGTCGGTGCCCGCCGGCGGCGTCTCGAACCACTCGTGCAGGTCCGGCGGGATCGGGTAGTCGTCGGCGAGGTCTTCGTAGAGGTCGGCGCGCTGCTTGGCCTGCGCGGCGAGCTGCTGGTACTCGCGCATGGCCAGCCGCATCCGGATCCAGCGGTAGCGGTCGGTCTTCTCGGCGTCGTCGGCGGTGAACCGGTCGCGCAGCAGCGCGCCCGCGCGTCGGCCGCGTTCGGCGAGGGTCAGGATCGTCTCGGGCGTCATGAACAGGTTCGTGCCGCCTTCGCCCTCGGCCAGGCGGATGTGCGCGATGCGGCCCCGGTAGCCGGGCAGCGCGGACTGCATGGTGTCGCGCCAGTCCAGCATGGTGTCCAGGATCGCGGTGGCGAACTGGAGCGGGCGGGTGACGTCCCGGTAGGGGGTGCCGGTGGTGGACGCGTCCTGTTCGGGCAGCCACACGGGGTCGGTGCCGTCCCGGAACGGGCCGAGGGTCAGGCCGAAGGTGGGCCAGCGCGGCAGCAGGCTGTCGAAGAAGTGGATGGGGAAGTTGCTGGTGATGCCGCCGTCCGAGAACCAGTGCACGCGCGGTTCCGGTTCGGCGCGGCACAGCGGGACGGCGGCGATCAGTCCGGGCATCGGCATGCTCATCCGCACGGCCAGCGCCACCGGGAGGTCCCGGGGGAGGGTGCGCAGGGTTTCGTCCTTGTGCAACGGGCAGGCGTGCGGGGTTCCCGTGCCGTCGAGGGCGTCGGTGATCCGTTGCGGCACAACGGCGTTCAGGCACCGGGTGCAGTAGAGCCAGGCGGCGGCGGGTTCGGTGAAGGGCAGGCGGTAGGGGCGGCCTTCGGACAGGTCGGTCGTCATCAGCACGAGGGTCGTGGTGAGGTCCGAGAACCGCAGGTTCTGCTTGCCGGACAGGTCGTCCAGGCGGTCGGCGAACCAGTCGCTCATCGGCGGCACGCCCGTCGAGCGCGGGACGCCGCAGCGCCGGTCCCAGAAGTTCGCGGTGAACTCGCCCGTGCCCGGGACGAGTCCGAAGTGGATGGTCTGCGCCTTGTCGGCCAGGAACCGCCGGGCGCCCAGGAAGTAGGTCACGCCCACCGCGCTGACGAAGGCGAAGCCGAGCACCATCCACCAGGCGGTCGCGGTGGCGGCGGAGGCCAGGCTGGGAGCGGTCCAGCGGGTGGCGAGGTAGACGGGGAGGAGCGGCAACCCGAGCAGGACCGCCGTGCCCAGTCGTCTGATCCACGCGGTCTTGCGCGTTCGACGCCGAGGCCGGACGCGGACCAGGACGCTCGGGACCACGACCAGCACGGTGACGATGACCGCGACCAGCACCCAGGTCGGCGTGCCACCCCAGTCCAGGCTCAGGAACCACGCCACCGGCCCGACGAGCCAGAGCGCGAGCGCCAGTCCGAGGGCGAGCTTGGCGCGGAAGCCGATGGCCCCGAGGAGGGCGAGGACGAGGCACGTCGTGGCGCTGCGGCCGGTGGTGTCGCGGGACTGCATGGAGGCGGCGACGATCCGGTAGAGCTTGCGGGTGTGCTCGCTGGGCTGGAAGAGCTGCGCCAGCCGCCAGTCCGGCCCGGCGAACCAGCGGATCACGTCCTCGAGCTTGTCGAACCCGCCTTCGTCGCGCCCCTTCTCGGCGGCAGCGGTGAAGGCGGCGGCGATGGCCCCGGCGGACGCACCCCCCAACGACCGGAACCGGTAGTGCCGCGCCAGCTCGACAACGGCCCACGGGTACACGACCCCGCTGGCCGCCCCACCCCGCATGGTGACGTCGCAGTACCGGTTGAACTCCTCGCGGTCATCGGTCATCCCGACCTCCTCGGTGCGCGCTCAATGATCGCGCCAACGGCCGGGACCCGTCGCTAGACCAACCGGCTCGTGTCACAAGTCCTTCAGCAGCCCGTGGTCGCGGGCGATCGCCTCGACCTCGGACGGCGTGCCGGACATGATGGTGCGCACGTGGTCGGTCACCAGCGTGATCGGCCAGTCCCACCACGCGGCGCGCAGCAGGCGGTCCACGTCGGCGGTGGGGTAGCGCTGTTTCACGGGCTTCGCCGGGTTGCCGCCGACCACCGTGTAAGGCGGCACGTCGGCTGTCACCACCGAGCCGGACGCGATGATCGCCCCGTCGCCGATGCGCACGCCCGGCATGACGAGGGTGTTGTAGCCGAACCACACGTCGTTGCCGACCACGGTGTCCCCGCGCGAGGTCATGCCCGTCACCAGGTCCAGCGTGTCGGTCTGCCACCGACCGCCGAACATGGTGAACGGGAACGTCGAGACGCCCGTGGTCAGGTGGTTGCCGCCGGCCATGATGAAACGGGTCCCGGTCGCCAGGGCGCAGAACTTCCCGATCACCAGCCGCTCGGTCCCGTACGCGTACAGCACGTTCCGCGTCTGGAACTCCGCCGCGTGCTCCGGGTCGTCGTAGTAGGTGTACTCGCCCACCTCGATGGTCGGCGCGTCGACCAGCGGCTTGAGCAGCACGACCCGGGGGTGGGCGGGCATCGGGTGGACGGTGGTCGGGTCGGGGATGAACGTCAAAGCGACTCCTAATCGCAACTCGGGTTGCGTTAAGCATGCCGCAGGCTGCCGGCAAATGCAACACCAGTTGCGTTTAGGATGGCGGGGTGACCAGACCAGGGGGACGTTCCGCCCGCGTCCGCGAAGCCGTCCTCGCCGCGACCTACGCCGAGCTGGTCGAGCACGGCTACCTCGGCCTGACGGTGGAGAACGTCGCCACCCGCGCCGGCGTGCACAAGACCACCGTCTACCGCCGCTGGGCCACGATCGACGTCCTCATCGCCGACGCCCTCGACCAGGCCCGCGGCACCGACTGGCCGGTCCCCGACACCGGCACCCTCGAAGGCGACCTGATCGCCATCGCCGACGAGGTCGTCCAAGCCTTCACCGACCCCGCCCAACGGGCCGTGCCCGAGGCGATCGTCACCGCCGCCCTGCACTCCGAACGCGCCCGCGAGGCCAAAAGGGACTTCTACACCGCCCGCCACACCCAGGCCGCCGAGGTCGTGACCCGCGCCATCGCACGCGGAGAAGTGCCCGAGGACACCGACCCCGTCGAGCTCGTCCGCCTGACCTGCGCCCCGCTGTACTACCGGATCTTCATCACCGGCGAACCCCTGGACCACGACACCGCCCGCCGATCGGCCCGCGCGGCACTGGCCGCCGCACGGGCCGGAGCTGTCTAGAACTCGTACCAGCGCAGGACCTCCGGGTCGAGCACGCGGGTGGCGAGCCCGAGCCGCTTCGCCGTCTCCGCCAGTTCCGCCGCGGCCGCCGGGTTGCCGCGCGGCGGCAGGGCGGGGTCGTCGAGCTGGGTCACCATGTCGTCGTGGTGGCTGGGCACGACCACCCGCGGTCGGGTCGCGCGCAACGCACGGGCCGTGTAGTCGAAGACGTTGGCGTGCCCGCTCATCGCCAGCACGAGCACGTCCGGCCGCAGCCCCGCCACCTCGCGCTCCACGAAGTTCGCCGCACCGGACAGGAACAGCACCGAGAAACCGCCGACGTCCACCAGGTACGCCAGGGTCCCGCCCTCGACCAGGTCCGAAATGGTCTCCGGGCGCTGGGGGACGCCGGTCAGGGTGCCGGGCGCGAAGGTGCTGTAGTCCTTGAAGACCGAGTGCAGGCTGCGGAACACCTGCACGGTGAAGCCGTGGAAGTCCAGGTGCTCCCCGCCGCCGGCCAGCGTCACGTTCGCCTTGGGAACGCCCTGTGCCAGCAGGAGGTTCCGGTGCGTCTCGCTCCCGATCACGCGGGAACCGTGCTTTTGCACCAGGTACGGCGCCTCCAACATGTGGTCGTAGTGCCCGTGCGTCACCAGCACCAGCTCGGGCTTTTCGGCGAGGTGCCGGTCCACCAGGTCCGTCCGCACGCGCAGCGGGTGGTTCTCGATGAACTTCCCCGCCTGGTCGAACACCGGCAGCCGGGTCAGGTACGGGTCGATCACCACGCGCCGGCCGGCGAAGGTCAGCTCCCACCCGGCGACGCCCAGCCAGCGCATCCGCACCCCGCTGCGCCCTTCGGCGAACTCCGGCACCGCTGACGCCTGGACGGCCGATGCCGGCATCGCGGACCCCGCCAGCGCCGAGCCCGCCAGCGCCGCCGCCGACCCGACCAAGACCTGTCGTCTGTTCAAGCACATGACCCCAGGACAGCAGCGCACCGCCGCACGTGTCCAAGTCCAATATCGCGCGGGCAGCGATATGCGAACCGCTATCATCGCTGCTCGTGGACCTGCTGCGGTACCTCCGGTACTTCCTCGTGGTCGCCGAGGAGCTGCACTTCGGGCGTGCCGCCGTCCGCCTGCACATGTCCCAGCCGCCGTTGTCGCAGAGCATCCAGCGGCTGGAACGCGAGCTCGGCGTCCGCCTGTTCGACCGGGACGCCCGACGCGTCGCCCTCACCGACGCCGGGCGCCAGTTGCTGCCCGAGGCGCGGGACGTGCTGGCCGGCGAGGACCGGTTGCGCGGGCTGGCCGAGCGGTTCCGGCGGGGTGAGGCGGGGGTGTTGCGCGCGGGCGTGCCGCCGGACCTCGGTGGTCGGGCGGTCGCCGCGTTGCTGCCCGCGTTCCGCGAGCGCAGCCCGGTCGAGTTGAAGCTGCGCGAGATCGGCACCGCCGAGCAGCTCCGCGCCCTGGCGGACCGCACCTTGGACGTGGGCGTGCTGCGGCTGCCGTTCGACGTGTCCTGGCTGAGCCTGGGCGAGGTGCTGACCAGCCCGTTGGGCGTGCTGCTGCGCCCGGACCACCCGCTGGCCGCCGCGCCCGACGTGCGGCTGGCCGACCTGAACGGACTCGGTCTCGTCCTGTTCCCGCGTGCCGCCGCGCCCGCGTTGCACGACGAAGTCCTCACCACCTGCGCCCGGCACGGGTACACGCCGACCGAGGTGCACCAAGCGGGAACCGCCGAGTTCGCGCTGGGCCTGGTGCTCGCGGGCGGCGCGGTGGCGTTGCACGACGGCGTGTCGCCGCCCGCCGATGTGGCCTGGCGACCCCTGCGCGGCACACCGCTGCTGTGGCGGACCGCGCCCGCATGGCCGCGCGGCAGGCACACCCCGGCGGTCACCGCGTTCGCCGACGCCGTCGCGGAAGTCCTGGTGGCGCGGGGCATGCGTCCCGCCGAGGGCACCCTCCCGCGCTACCCGCGCCCGGCCGCGGAGTACCTGTCGTGAGCGCCGCCCGCATCCGTGCCGCGTTCGCCGACGCCGGGGTCACCGGCCGGCTGCACGCCGTCGACCTCGCCGACCCGACCCGTCAGGTGGCCGTGGGCGCGGACGAACCCGTGGTGCTGGCGAGCGTCTTCAAGCTGCCGTTGCTGGTGGCCCTGTACCGCAGCGGCATCGACCTCACCCGGCGCGTCACCCTCGACCCGGGCGACCGCAGCACCGGCCCGACCGGCATCGGCGGACTGCTCGACCCGGTCACGATGTCGTTGCGCGACCTGGCTTTCCTGGCGATCACGGTGTCCGACAACGCCGCCGCCGACGCGCTCGTGGACGTCGTCGGCCTGGACGAGGTCAACCGCGTGCTCCGCGACCTGGGCCTGACCAGGACCGCGGTCGTCCACCGCGCCCGGGACTTCATGCGCTCCCTGGCCGAGGACGCCGCGCCCGCCGAACTCCCCGCCGCGCTCACCGACCCGGTCGTGCTGTCCCGCCTGCGCGCCCTCGACCCGACCCGCACCAACCGCGGCACGGCCCGCGAGATGACGAGCCTGCTCACCCACGTCTTCGCGGAGGACGTCTACGAGCCGATCCGCCGCGCCATGAGCCTCCAGGTGTGGCCGCACCGCCTCGCGTCCGGCTTCCCGTTCGACGACGTACGGGTCGCGGGCAAGACCGGCACCCTGCCGACCGTGCGCAACGAGGTCGGCGTGGTCTCCTACCCGGACGGCGGCCGGTACGCGGTGGCGGTGTTCACGCGCAGCGCGAGCACGGCCTTCACCCTGCCCGCGGCGGACGCGGTCATCGGCACGGCGGCCCGTCTGGCGGTGGAGCACCTGCGCTGACCACCAGCACCCCGGCGTCGGCCGCCTCCCCGCCCCGCAACAACGCGAACCGCCGCCGCCGACCGTCCACAGTGGCCTGCACCGGCGCGAACTCCCGCACCGCCCGGCACTCCCACCACGCGGCCAGCTCCGTCCGCCGCTCTTCCAGCTCCCGCAGCAGCTCCCGGCCCCGCGGGTCGTCGGGCGTCCGGTCGGCGTGGGCCCGCACCTGGCGGAACGCGTTCTGCGCCAACGGTTCCCAGTCCGGCACCCGTGCCCGCCACGCCGGATGGGTGAACCCCAGCACCAGGTTCCGGTCGGGCAGCCCCAACTCGACGAACCCGGCGTTGGCCGCCACCACGTCGAACCACCGGTCCACCACCGCCGCCGGCGCACCGAGCCCGTCCACGACCGGTCGCAACGCCTCCAGGTCCGCGACGCTCTGCGCGGGCCGCAACCCGGCCAACGCCAGCACGTGCCGGTGGGCGTCCGCGTCGAGCCGCAACGCCCGCGCGACCGCGTCCAACACCTGCCGGGACGTGTCCACCCGCCCCTGTTCGAGCCAGGTGTACCAGGCCACCCCGACCCCGGACAGCGCCGCGACCTCCTCCCGCCGCAACCCCGGCGTCCGCCGCCGCCCGGCCCCGACCAGCCCCACGTCCGCCGGGCTCACCAACGCCCGGTGCGCCCGCAGGAACCGCCCCAACTCCCGTCTGGTCGACATGACCCCAACCTATTACCGCCACTAACAGCACAAACGCCCGTCTCGCCCCTTGGTCGCGGGCCGACGACCCTGACGTCCATGACTTTGTGGCGCCGCGACCCCGACTCCTCGACCCGCACGGCCCCTCGCGTCTACATCCGCGCCTTCGTCCCGCCGGGCGGCCTAGCGGACGCGATCGGCTTCTACGAACGCCTCCAGGACGTGGAGGTGGACTTGCGCTTCGACTACCCGGAGAAGGGCTTGTCCCTGGCCACGGTGGGTGCGTTCCTGCTGATCGAGGGCGACGCCGAGACCACGACCCCGTATCGCGCCACTCACGGCACCCTCCTGGTGAACGACGTGACCACCTACCTCACCCGCCTTGAAGCCGAGGGCGCAACCATCACCGACCCGCCGGTGGACGTCCCCACCGGCGTCGGCTTCACCGCCCGCCACCCCGACGGCACAGTGGTCGAATACGTCCACCACCGCCCACAACCGCACGAGCGCTACGAGAAGTCGTAGACCGTCACGGCGATGCCCCGGCCGGTGAGCGCGTCGACCACCAGCGGTTCGACGCGTTCCCACCGGCCGCCCGCCAACCCGGCGCCGATGCGGGGCATGTGGACGCTCGCACCCAGCCGCTCGGCGTGGCCGGCCAGCTCGCGCAGGCACTCCTGGAGGGCGTCGTAGCGGATCGGCGGGCCGGAGCTGCGGCTGGTCTTCGTGCCGTGTTGGCCGATCATGTTGGCGACCCACGTGTCCGGCTTGACCTGCACCACCTGGACCGCGCCCAGCCCGAAGTCGTTGCGGGCGCGCTCGCGGTGCCAGCGGCGGTAGGCGGCCTCCGGCTCCGGCCACCGCCGCGACACCGCCAGGACGAACCCCTTGCCCCACCCGCCGCGGTCGTTGCACACGTGCGCGATCAGCTTGGGGCCCTTGGCCTGCGGGCTGGTCGCGTCTCCGGCCAGGTAGAGGATCTCCGCCATGCCGGGGACGCTACCCACGACCACCGACAGTCAGATCGAGTCCAGGAACTCGTCGATCTCCGCCAACGCCCGGTTGCGCACGGGTTCCGCCGACAGGAACAGGTCGTGCAGGCCGTTCTCCACCTGCACCACCGTCACCCGACGCCCGATCTTCGGTGCCCACCGCTGCATGTGCTCGACGTCCAGCACGGTGTCCGCGCCCATCGCCTCCGGTGTCCACGACCGCGCGTGCAGGTGGCTGCGCGCCGACCGCAGCACGAGCACGGGCACGGACACGTCCAAGCCCCGGTGCACCAGCGCATGACCGCGGCGGATCGCGCGCAGCCAGCCCGCCAGGACCGGGAACGCCTCGATCGGCTTCCACGTCGTGTCGAAGTCCCACTCGCCGTGGTGGTCGGAGTGGATGCTCTGGCCGTACACCGGCCCCAAGCCCTTCTTCAGCACCAGCTTCGGCGCGATCCGCCCGACACCGCGGATCAATGCCGTACCGACCGTCCGCGTGATCCACGGTTCGGCCAGGTCGAGCCACGGGCTGTTGAGCACCAGCGCGTCGAACAGCCCGTCCGACCGCCGCTCGTGCGCCCACAGCGACGTGATCAGCCCGCCCGTGGAGTGCCCCATCACGACCAGGTGCTGGTGCCCGTCCTCCTCGCGGACCACGCGCACCGCCGCGTCGACCTCCTCGAAGTGCTCCGCGAGGTCGGTCACGAAGTTCGCCGTCTG
This DNA window, taken from Saccharothrix variisporea, encodes the following:
- a CDS encoding TetR/AcrR family transcriptional regulator; amino-acid sequence: MVRRNPERRAALLDAAIEVLAREGARGLTFRAVDQQAEVPAGTASNYFANRDDLLKQAGERVYERLVDEDVLAGGMAGPHDRARVTELMHELVDRVAAFPTGFLALLELRLEATRRPELREVLTSRIRADVEFNVDYHGKTGLPGDGTMVVLLWLALNWLIMERLLLPDLFTEQQRSDLVTALVERLLDGQPDEPVHPFER
- a CDS encoding SAM-dependent methyltransferase, with translation MEQASWVPASVDLDRPSAARMYDYFLGGSHNFAVDREAAQSVERIYPGMAGAARANRSFLRRAVRFLVEQGVDQFLDLGSGIPTVGNVHEIAQQANPAARVLYVDVEPVAVAHSTALLAGNPGATAVQSDLRDVDAVLKAARDVLDFERPIAVLMVAVLHFVPDSDEPGAAVARYRDALPAGSWLALSHGSLEGVPRDGLQDTERIKAIYRRTDSPLALRSHEEIAAFFTGFDVVEPGVVALPEWRPDSDDAFISAYVGVGRKPIPGA
- a CDS encoding patatin-like phospholipase family protein yields the protein MTDDREEFNRYCDVTMRGGAASGVVYPWAVVELARHYRFRSLGGASAGAIAAAFTAAAEKGRDEGGFDKLEDVIRWFAGPDWRLAQLFQPSEHTRKLYRIVAASMQSRDTTGRSATTCLVLALLGAIGFRAKLALGLALALWLVGPVAWFLSLDWGGTPTWVLVAVIVTVLVVVPSVLVRVRPRRRTRKTAWIRRLGTAVLLGLPLLPVYLATRWTAPSLASAATATAWWMVLGFAFVSAVGVTYFLGARRFLADKAQTIHFGLVPGTGEFTANFWDRRCGVPRSTGVPPMSDWFADRLDDLSGKQNLRFSDLTTTLVLMTTDLSEGRPYRLPFTEPAAAWLYCTRCLNAVVPQRITDALDGTGTPHACPLHKDETLRTLPRDLPVALAVRMSMPMPGLIAAVPLCRAEPEPRVHWFSDGGITSNFPIHFFDSLLPRWPTFGLTLGPFRDGTDPVWLPEQDASTTGTPYRDVTRPLQFATAILDTMLDWRDTMQSALPGYRGRIAHIRLAEGEGGTNLFMTPETILTLAERGRRAGALLRDRFTADDAEKTDRYRWIRMRLAMREYQQLAAQAKQRADLYEDLADDYPIPPDLHEWFETPPAGTDPHGPDVVLTLEGLAGLPPGPFDGEPPVDPDLRLTPPE
- a CDS encoding CatB-related O-acetyltransferase; translated protein: MPAHPRVVLLKPLVDAPTIEVGEYTYYDDPEHAAEFQTRNVLYAYGTERLVIGKFCALATGTRFIMAGGNHLTTGVSTFPFTMFGGRWQTDTLDLVTGMTSRGDTVVGNDVWFGYNTLVMPGVRIGDGAIIASGSVVTADVPPYTVVGGNPAKPVKQRYPTADVDRLLRAAWWDWPITLVTDHVRTIMSGTPSEVEAIARDHGLLKDL
- a CDS encoding TetR/AcrR family transcriptional regulator, translating into MTRPGGRSARVREAVLAATYAELVEHGYLGLTVENVATRAGVHKTTVYRRWATIDVLIADALDQARGTDWPVPDTGTLEGDLIAIADEVVQAFTDPAQRAVPEAIVTAALHSERAREAKRDFYTARHTQAAEVVTRAIARGEVPEDTDPVELVRLTCAPLYYRIFITGEPLDHDTARRSARAALAAARAGAV
- a CDS encoding MBL fold metallo-hydrolase: MNRRQVLVGSAAALAGSALAGSAMPASAVQASAVPEFAEGRSGVRMRWLGVAGWELTFAGRRVVIDPYLTRLPVFDQAGKFIENHPLRVRTDLVDRHLAEKPELVLVTHGHYDHMLEAPYLVQKHGSRVIGSETHRNLLLAQGVPKANVTLAGGGEHLDFHGFTVQVFRSLHSVFKDYSTFAPGTLTGVPQRPETISDLVEGGTLAYLVDVGGFSVLFLSGAANFVEREVAGLRPDVLVLAMSGHANVFDYTARALRATRPRVVVPSHHDDMVTQLDDPALPPRGNPAAAAELAETAKRLGLATRVLDPEVLRWYEF
- a CDS encoding LysR family transcriptional regulator gives rise to the protein MDLLRYLRYFLVVAEELHFGRAAVRLHMSQPPLSQSIQRLERELGVRLFDRDARRVALTDAGRQLLPEARDVLAGEDRLRGLAERFRRGEAGVLRAGVPPDLGGRAVAALLPAFRERSPVELKLREIGTAEQLRALADRTLDVGVLRLPFDVSWLSLGEVLTSPLGVLLRPDHPLAAAPDVRLADLNGLGLVLFPRAAAPALHDEVLTTCARHGYTPTEVHQAGTAEFALGLVLAGGAVALHDGVSPPADVAWRPLRGTPLLWRTAPAWPRGRHTPAVTAFADAVAEVLVARGMRPAEGTLPRYPRPAAEYLS
- a CDS encoding serine hydrolase; protein product: MSAARIRAAFADAGVTGRLHAVDLADPTRQVAVGADEPVVLASVFKLPLLVALYRSGIDLTRRVTLDPGDRSTGPTGIGGLLDPVTMSLRDLAFLAITVSDNAAADALVDVVGLDEVNRVLRDLGLTRTAVVHRARDFMRSLAEDAAPAELPAALTDPVVLSRLRALDPTRTNRGTAREMTSLLTHVFAEDVYEPIRRAMSLQVWPHRLASGFPFDDVRVAGKTGTLPTVRNEVGVVSYPDGGRYAVAVFTRSASTAFTLPAADAVIGTAARLAVEHLR
- a CDS encoding helix-turn-helix domain-containing protein — translated: MSTRRELGRFLRAHRALVSPADVGLVGAGRRRTPGLRREEVAALSGVGVAWYTWLEQGRVDTSRQVLDAVARALRLDADAHRHVLALAGLRPAQSVADLEALRPVVDGLGAPAAVVDRWFDVVAANAGFVELGLPDRNLVLGFTHPAWRARVPDWEPLAQNAFRQVRAHADRTPDDPRGRELLRELEERRTELAAWWECRAVREFAPVQATVDGRRRRFALLRGGEAADAGVLVVSAGAPPPDGPPCR
- a CDS encoding VOC family protein produces the protein MTLWRRDPDSSTRTAPRVYIRAFVPPGGLADAIGFYERLQDVEVDLRFDYPEKGLSLATVGAFLLIEGDAETTTPYRATHGTLLVNDVTTYLTRLEAEGATITDPPVDVPTGVGFTARHPDGTVVEYVHHRPQPHERYEKS
- a CDS encoding macro domain-containing protein, whose translation is MAEILYLAGDATSPQAKGPKLIAHVCNDRGGWGKGFVLAVSRRWPEPEAAYRRWHRERARNDFGLGAVQVVQVKPDTWVANMIGQHGTKTSRSSGPPIRYDALQECLRELAGHAERLGASVHMPRIGAGLAGGRWERVEPLVVDALTGRGIAVTVYDFS
- a CDS encoding alpha/beta hydrolase encodes the protein MTADVLGTDYETRTLPLGGGDLSATLVRRRAQPATRGAVLYVHGFADYFFQKHVAEHFTARGFDFYALDLRAYGRSLKAGQTANFVTDLAEHFEEVDAAVRVVREEDGHQHLVVMGHSTGGLITSLWAHERRSDGLFDALVLNSPWLDLAEPWITRTVGTALIRGVGRIAPKLVLKKGLGPVYGQSIHSDHHGEWDFDTTWKPIEAFPVLAGWLRAIRRGHALVHRGLDVSVPVLVLRSARSHLHARSWTPEAMGADTVLDVEHMQRWAPKIGRRVTVVQVENGLHDLFLSAEPVRNRALAEIDEFLDSI